A genomic segment from Hymenobacter cellulosilyticus encodes:
- the traN gene encoding conjugative transposon protein TraN — MKISLFAIGVLVLALGGAPALAQTSAARMLQYSEANKLPTYPLYISDQKTTHLVFPFPVTYVDLGSSGLIAAKATGAENIVRVKAASAGFPESNMTVLTSDGKLYSFVVNYQHDPKVLSLDLGAAGSTSSPQGAAILSNSPIPQGNLDAYSRQALAAGGSAASESANQLSVRAGNVGYKQETLFFPLHIANKSNVTYDVDFVKFYIQDKQVAKRTAEQALEIAPIYVFNGGLKKIDAKGQLHQVYIFKKFTIPEQKQLIIEIYEKGGGRNLKLKLGNADLLKARTFK, encoded by the coding sequence ATGAAAATCTCTCTTTTTGCTATTGGTGTTCTGGTATTGGCCCTGGGCGGCGCTCCAGCTCTGGCCCAAACCTCGGCAGCCCGCATGTTGCAGTACTCTGAAGCCAACAAGCTACCGACGTATCCGCTCTACATCAGCGACCAGAAAACCACCCACTTGGTCTTTCCCTTCCCGGTCACCTACGTCGACCTGGGCAGCTCAGGGCTGATTGCTGCCAAAGCCACGGGCGCGGAGAACATTGTGCGTGTGAAGGCAGCCTCGGCGGGTTTCCCTGAGTCCAATATGACTGTGCTGACATCGGACGGCAAGCTTTACTCCTTCGTGGTGAACTACCAGCACGACCCGAAGGTACTCAGCCTCGATCTGGGGGCTGCCGGGTCCACTTCATCGCCTCAGGGAGCGGCCATTCTGTCGAACTCACCTATCCCGCAGGGCAATCTGGATGCCTATTCCCGGCAGGCCCTGGCAGCCGGCGGCTCAGCGGCCAGCGAGAGTGCTAACCAGCTTAGCGTGCGCGCCGGCAATGTGGGGTACAAGCAGGAAACCCTGTTTTTCCCCTTGCACATCGCCAATAAGTCAAACGTGACCTACGACGTGGATTTCGTTAAATTCTACATCCAGGACAAGCAGGTGGCCAAGCGTACCGCCGAACAGGCGCTGGAGATTGCGCCCATTTACGTGTTCAACGGCGGGCTGAAAAAGATTGACGCCAAGGGCCAGCTTCATCAGGTCTACATCTTCAAGAAGTTTACCATCCCCGAACAGAAGCAGCTCATCATCGAAATCTACGAGAAAGGCGGCGGGCGCAACCTCAAGCTCAAGCTGGGCAATGCCGACCTGCTCAAGGCGCGGACCTTCAAATAA
- a CDS encoding PIN domain-containing protein has product MELTTATALVTTAIGVLDYIGLNPIKLTGREIGKQSTDYVKKLIANPSYKAQLTKIIQRLLDECHQEYGVSPLDTQFRFFQFPAFWEIVLTYQLFGEDPQLSPDDFAGSVQLIRPTQRELDDFVGRLMTAIKEDKELKKRFVEENYKEAALRFALTGTQQLAELIARPDAVSSGIVNAVLDSVEREELANYRPYSALRQLQRLQSVVSRQLAADLPLQARLNYLLGKTHQEIAETDQADKFFIQAYALHPITILYAEQAARAYFSQNLMAEAAATASAIKVMHPLNPIAAAVLLSLDNPTDFEARLAEVPQLIAQDEQFKTTTLHLMAGKATAGSDLAEVLLRKDLSPYRPSKQLTPENRRFQIVLALFVIERALKQISPIITIDEPHVPLRDEAVSAAYEVIKQFTDLLQPTEKAAFLTHHYYVRGLTRWLLNGDIEDYAELRRRFSALSAEERQRYGHQLVFALYQAAEYEEALKIINQIDTSKLPELGFMRYTVLRKLQRPRAEVRVALGQHIKELQRIDDVTFYRALIYLEHCETNAEQLAIVEEILQREQVKPGLAATLLQAHARVAAPEHREEAIELLQKAADLLQPTTDAVYRQEVANLYHALKEYELAGVVLEGWPGFPHALDKGAEWLRLSIQYHRRSDSAELREGLRAWRQQHGIHSEFCIWEIQLAEMLRDWERMLEVVAAAKGHISDVSGLRWAKLVALNKLQRKPELETELREIVSEPTSVERRHVFKVAELAARIGHLDWGLELVYPLASNKDDKVARGHFFHLMLGQRQEESLMEYAQAQVGTALKYSVDGIVQPRLALTAAIVDGGLNPLADELLGKTKGHKYPMTHPATGRPITVEILEITDVYDGLMREIFEDGGQKDATLPFEAMDIEGPEIEHIHAALSKLAGAEGAARQIRTQQLLAEYETGESTFSTLTAALFDGDGLNTWHTLTAQSQTGVPGVMVPPRSVFDAVSISSDQQYILDWTSLSLLYQLSQEFEVTPPQRLGISLYIVEFLEDRLQKQQSAKPVETTAEVIGTSVRAHVYPVSMHDRQIAYIQSLLVWIKAHCETRVVVEKLDVLRQATLSEGHHQEHMQYIIDTAFLAAPINTLLVSDDTTFLQFSLRSGNTISSEAFLAAYFPDQFQKQLLPKMLDLHYVGLTIDKDTLLREFKQAGGALLVEHCNASKAFPDKWFRTRTRCKKLHCFCVKSICSLL; this is encoded by the coding sequence ATGGAGTTAACAACTGCAACTGCGCTAGTAACAACAGCTATTGGTGTATTGGATTATATTGGTTTAAATCCAATCAAGCTAACAGGGCGTGAAATCGGTAAGCAGAGCACCGATTACGTTAAGAAACTGATTGCGAATCCTTCTTATAAAGCACAACTCACGAAGATTATTCAGCGCCTGTTGGACGAGTGCCACCAGGAATATGGAGTTAGTCCGCTGGATACCCAGTTTAGATTCTTTCAATTTCCTGCCTTCTGGGAGATTGTGCTAACGTATCAGCTTTTTGGGGAAGACCCTCAATTATCGCCCGATGATTTTGCTGGGTCCGTACAACTTATCCGACCAACCCAGCGGGAGCTAGATGACTTTGTCGGGCGTTTAATGACTGCGATAAAGGAAGATAAGGAACTGAAAAAGCGGTTTGTTGAAGAAAACTATAAGGAAGCAGCTCTACGCTTTGCGTTAACGGGCACCCAACAGTTGGCTGAATTGATAGCACGGCCTGACGCAGTAAGCTCCGGCATCGTGAATGCTGTGCTGGACAGCGTCGAGCGAGAAGAGCTGGCAAATTATCGACCTTATTCAGCCTTACGTCAACTCCAGCGCCTACAATCGGTCGTAAGCCGTCAGTTAGCAGCGGATTTGCCACTGCAAGCAAGGTTGAACTATTTATTGGGCAAAACCCACCAGGAAATTGCCGAAACGGACCAAGCTGATAAGTTTTTCATCCAGGCATACGCGTTACACCCAATTACAATACTTTATGCCGAGCAGGCCGCCCGCGCCTATTTTAGTCAAAACTTAATGGCTGAGGCAGCTGCAACTGCCTCAGCCATTAAGGTCATGCACCCGTTAAACCCCATCGCTGCGGCCGTGCTGTTATCACTAGATAACCCTACAGATTTTGAAGCGCGTTTAGCGGAAGTACCTCAGCTAATTGCGCAGGACGAACAGTTTAAAACGACGACGTTACACCTAATGGCTGGTAAGGCCACTGCTGGTTCTGATTTGGCTGAAGTATTGTTGCGGAAGGACCTAAGCCCTTATCGTCCTAGCAAACAACTCACGCCGGAAAATCGGCGTTTTCAAATCGTGTTAGCGCTGTTCGTGATTGAGCGGGCACTGAAGCAAATTTCACCGATAATAACCATTGATGAACCTCATGTACCGCTTCGGGACGAGGCAGTGAGTGCTGCATATGAGGTAATAAAGCAGTTTACTGATTTACTACAGCCCACCGAAAAGGCTGCCTTTCTTACACATCACTACTATGTTAGAGGCTTAACTAGGTGGCTGCTTAACGGTGATATAGAAGATTACGCCGAACTACGTCGTCGCTTTAGCGCACTATCGGCGGAAGAGCGGCAGCGCTATGGCCATCAACTCGTTTTTGCGCTGTACCAAGCAGCAGAATACGAAGAAGCTCTGAAGATTATTAATCAGATTGATACTAGCAAGCTGCCCGAGCTAGGGTTTATGCGGTACACCGTGCTGCGAAAGCTTCAGCGGCCTCGTGCCGAAGTTCGCGTTGCATTGGGGCAGCACATAAAGGAATTGCAACGGATTGACGACGTCACATTTTATCGAGCACTTATCTACTTAGAGCACTGTGAAACAAACGCAGAGCAGTTGGCTATTGTCGAAGAAATTCTCCAACGCGAGCAAGTAAAGCCGGGCTTAGCAGCCACACTTTTGCAAGCACATGCGCGGGTAGCTGCGCCCGAACACCGAGAGGAGGCCATTGAGCTGCTACAAAAAGCTGCAGACTTACTGCAGCCAACCACCGATGCTGTCTATAGACAGGAGGTGGCCAACCTTTATCACGCACTGAAAGAATACGAGTTAGCTGGGGTAGTGCTGGAAGGATGGCCTGGGTTCCCGCATGCACTAGACAAAGGTGCTGAGTGGCTGCGCTTGAGTATTCAGTACCATCGGCGTAGTGACAGTGCCGAGTTGCGCGAAGGCCTGAGGGCGTGGCGGCAACAGCACGGAATTCACTCAGAATTTTGCATCTGGGAAATCCAATTAGCTGAGATGCTACGCGATTGGGAGCGGATGTTGGAAGTGGTAGCAGCTGCAAAAGGTCATATTTCAGATGTTTCGGGACTACGTTGGGCAAAACTAGTGGCCTTAAATAAGCTGCAGCGTAAACCGGAACTGGAAACCGAATTGCGAGAGATTGTGTCAGAACCGACCAGCGTTGAGCGGCGGCATGTGTTTAAGGTTGCTGAGTTGGCTGCCCGCATAGGCCACCTAGATTGGGGTCTTGAGTTGGTTTATCCGCTGGCCAGCAATAAAGACGACAAAGTAGCCCGTGGGCATTTCTTTCATCTTATGCTGGGCCAGCGGCAGGAAGAATCCCTGATGGAATATGCTCAAGCTCAAGTAGGTACTGCCCTGAAGTACAGTGTTGACGGCATTGTTCAGCCTAGACTGGCACTAACTGCGGCAATAGTTGATGGTGGACTAAATCCCCTGGCTGACGAACTCCTCGGCAAAACAAAGGGCCACAAATACCCAATGACCCACCCGGCCACGGGACGGCCAATAACGGTGGAGATTTTGGAGATTACTGATGTCTACGATGGCTTGATGCGGGAGATATTTGAAGATGGGGGCCAGAAAGATGCTACCCTTCCATTTGAGGCTATGGATATCGAAGGGCCTGAAATTGAGCATATTCATGCAGCGCTTAGCAAATTAGCGGGCGCTGAAGGGGCCGCGCGGCAAATTCGGACACAGCAACTTTTGGCTGAGTACGAAACTGGTGAAAGCACATTCTCGACGCTTACCGCAGCTCTGTTTGATGGTGATGGCTTAAATACCTGGCATACCCTCACGGCACAAAGCCAGACGGGCGTTCCTGGTGTTATGGTGCCGCCCCGAAGTGTATTCGATGCCGTATCGATATCCAGCGACCAGCAATATATCCTAGACTGGACTTCGCTTTCCTTACTCTATCAACTGAGTCAAGAATTTGAAGTTACTCCACCGCAAAGACTGGGAATTTCACTCTATATCGTAGAATTCCTCGAGGATAGGCTTCAAAAGCAGCAGAGTGCCAAACCCGTTGAAACCACCGCTGAAGTAATTGGGACGAGCGTTCGGGCTCATGTGTACCCGGTTAGCATGCATGATAGACAGATTGCTTATATACAAAGCCTGCTGGTTTGGATTAAAGCGCACTGCGAAACACGTGTGGTGGTAGAAAAGCTAGATGTGTTGCGACAGGCAACGTTGAGCGAAGGGCATCACCAGGAGCACATGCAGTATATAATCGACACAGCTTTTCTGGCGGCACCCATCAATACGCTGCTGGTTTCAGACGATACAACCTTCCTTCAGTTTTCTCTGCGTTCGGGGAATACCATTAGCTCAGAAGCATTTCTAGCAGCTTATTTTCCGGATCAGTTTCAGAAGCAATTGTTGCCTAAAATGCTAGATCTACATTACGTGGGCTTAACAATTGACAAAGATACTTTGCTTCGTGAGTTTAAGCAGGCTGGGGGAGCTTTACTGGTCGAGCACTGCAATGCCTCAAAAGCCTTCCCCGACAAGTGGTTTCGCACCCGGACACGATGCAAGAAATTACACTGTTTCTGCGTGAAGTCTATTTGCTCCCTACTCTAA